One genomic segment of Desulforamulus reducens MI-1 includes these proteins:
- a CDS encoding DMT family transporter — protein sequence MAKAIQIQADLALLAVTFVWGVTFVVVQDALSGIGPYYFIGIRFAIAFAFLALIYWKRLQNLNIETIKAGFIIGAFLFAGYAFQTVGLQYTTASNAGFITGLAVVLVPLFSSLITWKIPGNSVLLGITSATVGLGLLSLGNNLSINFGDILCFFCAVSYAGHIILVGKYAPTRDPILLAILQVGVVAIISLGCGLALETLPDEFSRPVLNGLFITAIPATALAFLIQNSVQRFTSATHTAIIFIMEPVFAAATGWLWAGEILSDRQWVGCLLILTGMLIAEFKDHISTEAQPKEVKDT from the coding sequence ATGGCAAAAGCAATTCAAATACAGGCAGACCTAGCCCTGTTGGCGGTTACTTTTGTATGGGGCGTAACCTTTGTTGTCGTACAGGACGCGCTTTCCGGTATTGGCCCCTACTACTTTATTGGCATACGCTTCGCCATAGCCTTTGCTTTCCTGGCCCTAATCTATTGGAAAAGGTTGCAAAACTTAAATATTGAAACAATTAAGGCCGGCTTTATTATCGGTGCTTTTTTATTTGCCGGCTATGCCTTTCAAACCGTTGGTCTGCAATATACCACCGCTTCCAATGCTGGTTTCATTACAGGTTTGGCTGTGGTGCTTGTACCACTATTTTCATCCTTGATAACCTGGAAAATACCGGGTAATTCTGTTTTATTAGGCATCACCAGTGCCACAGTTGGGCTGGGCCTATTATCCTTGGGTAATAATCTAAGTATAAATTTTGGGGATATCCTTTGCTTTTTCTGTGCAGTATCCTATGCAGGACATATTATTTTGGTAGGAAAATATGCACCCACTCGTGATCCCATTTTATTGGCAATTCTTCAGGTAGGTGTAGTAGCCATCATTAGTCTAGGTTGCGGGTTGGCACTTGAAACCTTACCCGATGAATTTAGCCGCCCTGTCTTGAATGGTCTTTTTATTACTGCCATTCCTGCCACAGCTCTGGCCTTTTTAATTCAAAATTCGGTGCAACGGTTTACTTCAGCCACACACACGGCCATTATCTTCATCATGGAACCGGTTTTTGCGGCTGCAACTGGCTGGCTCTGGGCCGGAGAAATCTTGTCAGACCGTCAATGGGTTGGCTGTCTGTTGATTTTAACTGGTATGTTAATTGCTGAATTTAAAGACCACATTTCAACCGAAGCTCAGCCCAAGGAAGTTAAGGATACATAA
- a CDS encoding basic amino acid ABC transporter substrate-binding protein, giving the protein MKKTLKFVLLAVLVLALAVAAVGCDGSEPTKEQAKDAAKPKLIAAADATFAPFEFTDPKTGKYVGFDVELIQALCDEAGYELEFRSMGFDGLIAALQANQIDAAVSAMTITDERKKEVDFSDPYYKSGLVVAVQAKDTEIKGFEDLKGKKIAVQSGTTGALQAEKITDKDKITYFTNADQALLELKNGAVDAVVNDFPVSAYFIQQGNKEVKMVGEILSAEEYGIAVPKGKTETVEKLNAALKKIKENGKYDQIYKKWFGEEPK; this is encoded by the coding sequence ATGAAGAAAACTTTAAAGTTTGTTTTACTGGCCGTATTGGTTCTGGCTTTGGCAGTTGCTGCAGTGGGTTGCGACGGCAGTGAACCTACCAAAGAACAAGCCAAGGATGCTGCTAAGCCCAAACTAATTGCAGCAGCCGATGCTACCTTTGCGCCCTTTGAATTTACCGACCCCAAAACGGGTAAATATGTTGGCTTTGATGTTGAATTAATCCAAGCTCTTTGTGATGAAGCTGGATATGAACTGGAATTTCGCAGCATGGGTTTTGATGGTCTAATTGCTGCCCTACAAGCCAATCAAATTGATGCAGCTGTTTCGGCTATGACTATTACAGATGAACGTAAAAAGGAAGTAGACTTTTCCGATCCCTATTATAAGTCCGGTCTTGTTGTTGCTGTTCAGGCAAAAGATACAGAAATTAAAGGCTTTGAAGATTTAAAAGGGAAGAAGATCGCTGTGCAAAGTGGTACCACCGGTGCTTTGCAGGCTGAAAAGATCACAGATAAAGACAAGATCACTTACTTTACCAATGCAGATCAGGCTCTATTAGAACTTAAAAACGGTGCTGTGGATGCAGTGGTCAATGACTTTCCTGTAAGCGCATATTTTATACAGCAGGGTAATAAAGAGGTAAAAATGGTAGGTGAAATTCTTTCAGCAGAAGAATATGGAATTGCTGTTCCCAAGGGAAAAACTGAGACGGTGGAAAAATTAAATGCTGCTCTGAAAAAAATAAAGGAAAATGGTAAGTATGATCAAATTTACAAGAAGTGGTTTGGCGAAGAACCAAAATAA
- a CDS encoding amino acid ABC transporter permease — protein sequence MELLQIWKDAFPILMMGLKLTIQLTSLAVFFGCIIGLFVGLGKMSRIKLIKIPAITYIEFFRGSPLLVQLFLIYFGLPQILGHPVDRFWSAVAVLSLNSGAYCAEIFRAGIQSIEKGQMEAARSLGMTHIQAMRYVILPQAFKRVIPPLGNEFIAMMKDTSLVSVIGMAELARSGQLYISTTYKAFQIWFLVAIFYIVMTLFISEFFVNRMERRLQAGDHS from the coding sequence ATGGAGCTTTTACAGATTTGGAAAGATGCTTTCCCAATATTAATGATGGGTCTAAAACTGACTATTCAGTTGACTTCTTTAGCAGTATTTTTTGGCTGTATTATAGGGTTATTTGTTGGGCTGGGTAAAATGAGCCGGATCAAGTTGATTAAGATTCCTGCTATCACATATATTGAATTTTTCCGTGGTTCGCCTTTACTGGTGCAATTATTTTTAATTTATTTTGGTCTACCCCAAATTCTTGGACATCCGGTTGATCGGTTTTGGTCTGCTGTGGCGGTCCTTAGCTTAAACAGTGGTGCTTACTGTGCTGAAATATTCCGTGCAGGTATCCAGTCCATTGAGAAAGGCCAAATGGAAGCCGCCCGGTCATTGGGTATGACCCATATACAAGCCATGAGGTATGTTATTCTACCCCAAGCATTTAAGAGAGTTATTCCTCCACTGGGCAATGAATTTATTGCCATGATGAAAGACACCTCGTTGGTTTCGGTCATTGGCATGGCAGAACTTGCCCGGAGTGGTCAATTATATATTTCGACCACCTATAAAGCCTTTCAGATATGGTTCCTAGTGGCCATTTTCTATATTGTGATGACTCTGTTTATATCCGAGTTCTTTGTCAACCGCATGGAAAGGAGGTTGCAGGCCGGTGATCATAGCTAA
- a CDS encoding amino acid ABC transporter ATP-binding protein, giving the protein MIIAKNVEKSFGQLQVLRGIDLHVKEQEVVVIIGPSGSGKSTFLRCLNLLEEPTSGEITVDNLCLTDKSADINKIRQNVGMVFQRFNLFPHKTALENITLAPSKVKGITNNEATAIARDLLVKVGLKDKEDVYPDQLSGGQQQRVAIARALAMKPKVMLFDEPTSALDPEMVGEVLGVMKDLAREGMTMVVVTHEMGFAREVGDRVLFIDEGKVIEQGTPEQIFGNPQHERTKAFLNKIL; this is encoded by the coding sequence GTGATCATAGCTAAAAATGTTGAAAAAAGCTTTGGCCAACTCCAGGTCCTTCGTGGCATTGATTTACATGTGAAAGAGCAGGAAGTTGTTGTTATTATTGGACCCTCCGGTTCTGGTAAAAGTACTTTTCTGCGTTGCCTGAATTTATTAGAGGAACCCACCTCTGGGGAAATCACTGTTGATAACCTGTGTTTAACCGATAAGAGTGCTGACATTAATAAAATTCGCCAAAATGTAGGGATGGTTTTCCAACGGTTTAATTTGTTCCCTCACAAGACGGCCCTTGAGAATATAACTTTGGCCCCGTCAAAAGTAAAAGGGATTACAAACAATGAAGCCACTGCCATTGCCCGGGATTTACTGGTGAAGGTAGGTTTAAAGGATAAAGAGGATGTTTATCCCGACCAGCTATCTGGTGGTCAGCAACAAAGGGTGGCCATTGCCCGGGCCCTTGCCATGAAACCAAAGGTTATGTTATTTGATGAACCAACTTCTGCGCTGGACCCTGAAATGGTTGGAGAAGTTCTGGGCGTAATGAAAGACTTAGCCCGTGAAGGTATGACAATGGTTGTTGTTACGCATGAAATGGGCTTTGCCCGTGAGGTGGGGGATCGGGTTTTATTTATTGATGAAGGGAAAGTTATCGAACAGGGAACTCCAGAACAAATTTTTGGAAACCCTCAACATGAGCGTACTAAAGCCTTCTTAAATAAGATTCTATAA
- the recJ gene encoding single-stranded-DNA-specific exonuclease RecJ codes for MRRQKKWRVKAPNPALQQILSFELGISKIFAQLLINRGIYTVDQARAFLGSELDKMFSPWLMQDMKKAVERILGARDKGEQILVYGDYDVDGITGTTVLVLALRRLGCKADYFIPHRLEEGYGLNKVALERAVERGVSLVVTVDCGISGAEEVEVAKALGLEVVITDHHEPPVQLPAAVAILDPKRSGCSYPFKELAGVGVALKLIQGLFEQAGLSQRNWEEYLDLVCLGTVADIVPLQGENRILVKHGLPQISNSKRPGLQALIKVSGIKAEVLGTRELGFGLAPRLNAAGRMGDAGLGVELLLAEDLLVAEEMAEELDRGNHERQQVESKVLSEALALLETDSEISQGKVLVLASENWHPGVIGIVASRLVDRFYRPVFMISLEEGKGKGSARSIPGFNLYQAMVSCQDHLEQFGGHAMAAGFSIHVDKINEFRKTINAMAEEFLSEEHLTPNLDLDALINLNDLSMDTVQELNQLSPLGHCNPGPILGCCQATVINCREVGKNGGHLKMRVREDHTVLDGIGFNLASYSEMLAANDTVDMAFIPSINVWNGRTSVQLEVKELKETGEVASQLVEAGEYDREVKRTLTKFLHLPKEKIAESLVPLGILHLLKLYNTDYIEDSSPCKLQIEDYRNNPDRLAQLVQLVEAKDSSIIIVESTAQAIQITTFLSEQGDSFGTLAVYHPALEDCEVKQLRSFVQSGRAKVLVTTPFHPLKDFNFEQVIFYYLPYQLAECILDDGCASRVVLLGGEKQAAESREHIDAMAPERQALGEVFKLLRQRINQQANGEITLEELCACLKKYYPKASQHTAEVSLNVFQELGLLEYKNQGDIYFYRINLQVRGDLQNSQTYKWSLHTKEECLRFQRQYLSATVEELGRLFTCKL; via the coding sequence ATGCGAAGACAAAAAAAGTGGCGCGTGAAAGCACCAAATCCCGCGTTGCAACAGATTCTTTCTTTCGAATTAGGTATTTCTAAAATCTTTGCCCAGTTATTAATTAACCGAGGAATCTATACCGTTGATCAGGCCAGAGCGTTTCTAGGTAGTGAATTAGACAAAATGTTCAGTCCCTGGCTAATGCAGGATATGAAGAAAGCTGTTGAACGTATTCTCGGGGCCAGAGATAAGGGTGAACAGATTTTAGTATACGGGGACTATGATGTAGATGGTATTACTGGTACCACGGTTTTGGTATTGGCCCTTCGAAGGCTTGGTTGCAAGGCGGATTATTTTATCCCACATCGATTGGAAGAAGGTTACGGTCTTAATAAGGTTGCCCTGGAACGGGCAGTGGAACGGGGCGTTTCCTTAGTGGTGACAGTGGACTGTGGCATCAGTGGGGCCGAAGAGGTAGAAGTGGCAAAGGCATTAGGTTTGGAGGTGGTCATTACAGATCACCACGAACCACCGGTTCAATTACCCGCTGCAGTGGCGATTTTGGATCCCAAGAGATCCGGCTGTAGTTACCCTTTTAAGGAGTTAGCTGGCGTGGGTGTGGCGCTTAAATTAATTCAAGGACTTTTTGAACAGGCAGGGTTGAGCCAACGCAATTGGGAAGAATATTTGGACCTTGTATGCCTGGGAACAGTGGCGGATATTGTTCCCCTGCAGGGTGAAAATCGTATTCTAGTCAAGCATGGGCTACCCCAAATTAGCAATAGTAAGCGGCCTGGTTTGCAGGCGTTAATTAAGGTCAGTGGCATAAAAGCCGAGGTGTTAGGCACTAGGGAATTGGGCTTTGGTCTGGCTCCCCGTTTGAATGCCGCTGGACGAATGGGCGATGCGGGTCTTGGTGTAGAACTTTTGCTGGCAGAAGATTTATTAGTGGCAGAGGAAATGGCAGAGGAATTAGACAGAGGAAATCATGAAAGACAACAGGTGGAGTCAAAGGTTCTGTCAGAGGCTCTGGCTTTGCTGGAGACAGATTCGGAAATTTCCCAGGGTAAAGTGTTGGTGCTGGCTTCCGAGAATTGGCATCCTGGTGTCATTGGCATTGTTGCCTCCAGATTGGTGGATCGATTTTACCGGCCAGTTTTTATGATCAGTCTAGAAGAAGGGAAAGGAAAGGGATCGGCCAGAAGTATACCCGGCTTTAATTTGTATCAGGCTATGGTTAGTTGTCAGGATCATTTGGAACAGTTTGGTGGACACGCTATGGCTGCGGGTTTTAGTATACATGTAGATAAAATTAATGAATTTCGCAAGACAATCAACGCAATGGCAGAAGAATTTCTTTCAGAAGAACACCTGACACCAAACCTTGACTTAGATGCCTTAATTAACCTGAACGATCTTTCCATGGATACTGTTCAGGAGTTGAATCAGTTATCACCTCTGGGACATTGTAACCCAGGACCTATCTTAGGATGTTGCCAGGCAACGGTTATTAACTGTCGGGAGGTTGGTAAGAACGGTGGCCACCTAAAAATGAGGGTTCGGGAGGATCACACAGTTTTAGACGGAATTGGCTTCAACTTAGCCTCCTACAGTGAAATGCTGGCCGCTAACGATACAGTGGATATGGCCTTTATTCCTTCTATTAATGTATGGAATGGTCGTACCTCTGTTCAATTGGAAGTCAAGGAACTGAAAGAAACCGGCGAGGTAGCGTCTCAATTGGTTGAAGCAGGGGAATATGACAGGGAAGTAAAAAGGACCTTGACCAAATTCTTGCACTTACCGAAGGAAAAGATTGCAGAAAGCCTGGTTCCCTTAGGAATTTTACACCTATTGAAGCTTTACAATACAGATTATATTGAGGATAGTAGTCCATGTAAACTTCAAATAGAAGATTATAGGAACAATCCGGATCGACTGGCTCAACTGGTACAATTGGTGGAAGCCAAGGACTCCTCTATAATTATCGTAGAAAGTACAGCCCAAGCAATTCAAATAACAACCTTTTTAAGCGAACAGGGTGACTCCTTTGGAACCCTGGCAGTTTATCACCCGGCATTAGAGGATTGTGAAGTAAAGCAATTGAGGTCCTTTGTACAATCCGGCAGGGCCAAAGTGCTGGTAACTACACCTTTTCATCCCCTAAAGGATTTTAATTTTGAGCAGGTGATTTTCTATTACCTGCCATATCAACTGGCAGAATGTATCCTTGATGATGGGTGTGCCAGTAGGGTTGTTTTACTGGGGGGAGAAAAGCAAGCTGCAGAAAGCCGGGAACATATTGATGCAATGGCGCCGGAGCGGCAGGCCCTGGGGGAAGTATTTAAGTTATTAAGACAAAGAATAAATCAACAGGCCAACGGGGAAATCACACTGGAGGAACTATGTGCCTGCTTAAAGAAATATTATCCGAAGGCATCTCAACATACCGCCGAAGTGAGTCTAAATGTTTTCCAAGAGTTAGGGCTGTTAGAGTATAAAAATCAAGGTGATATTTATTTCTATAGAATTAATCTTCAGGTCAGGGGCGATTTACAGAATTCGCAAACTTACAAATGGTCACTACATACAAAGGAAGAATGTCTACGTTTTCAGCGGCAGTATCTATCTGCAACGGTGGAGGAGTTAGGGCGGCTGTTCACATGCAAGTTATAA
- a CDS encoding adenine phosphoribosyltransferase codes for MDFSSKIRLIKDFPKPGINFRDITTLLQDAKAFKQAVDAMVGLCKDFDVDVIACPEARGFVLGAPMAYAMGKGLVLLRKPGKLPGKAVSHSYQLEYGMDSLEVHEGAILPGHKVLLVDDVLATGGTVAAGVELIKKTGGEVVGIAFLIELLGLNARDKLGNYPVVTLLQLDA; via the coding sequence ATGGATTTTTCCAGCAAGATTCGCTTAATTAAAGATTTTCCTAAACCGGGCATTAATTTCAGGGATATTACAACCTTGCTACAGGATGCGAAGGCATTTAAACAGGCCGTAGACGCAATGGTTGGGTTATGCAAAGATTTTGATGTGGATGTTATTGCTTGTCCCGAGGCTAGGGGGTTTGTTCTGGGCGCACCGATGGCCTATGCCATGGGAAAAGGTCTGGTATTACTAAGAAAACCAGGTAAATTACCTGGAAAAGCTGTTTCCCATAGTTACCAGCTGGAATACGGTATGGATTCCCTGGAGGTGCATGAGGGTGCCATTCTTCCCGGTCACAAGGTACTGCTGGTGGATGATGTGCTGGCCACAGGTGGTACAGTGGCAGCCGGGGTTGAGCTGATTAAGAAGACCGGTGGTGAAGTGGTTGGCATTGCCTTTCTCATTGAGTTACTGGGACTTAATGCTCGTGACAAACTGGGTAATTACCCAGTTGTAACATTGCTACAGCTTGATGCATAG
- a CDS encoding RelA/SpoT family protein, with protein MSSLFELEQKVLLYNPSVDIAFLRKAYNFAENAHRGQKRISGEDYIVHPLAIAIILAELQLDVQTVAAGLLHDVVEDTGITLEDIEKNFSLEIATMVDGVTKLGKLQFQTKEERQAENLRKMFLAMAKDIRVILIKLADRLHNLRTLQFQSERKQKEVAEETLHFFTPMAHRLGIYKIKWELEDLSFRYLEPEQYQRMKVQIAKSRAKREEYIQEVIKELAAKLSAVNIKSEIQGRPKNLYSIYQKMVEQQKELKDIFDVQAVRVLVNSVKDCYGSLGIAHTLWKPIPGRFKDYIAMPKSNMYQSLHTTVIGPHGEPVEIQIRTWDMHKVAEYGIAAHWRYKEGSQEEKDFDKKLAWIRQMLDAQHEARDAKEFMENLKVDLFSQSVFVFTPKGDVMELPAGAVPLDFAYRIHTDVGHRTVGAKVNGRIVPLDHVLKNGNIIEIITSKVSNGPSRDWLSIVKTPQAKNRIRQWFKKERREDNINRGRDALEREARKQGLELEQVRGEKLQEYARKLVQASIDDLYAAIGDGQIIPSQVVSKLREEYRTEKERRPLAEEMMKKAEGKEWGKPTQGIRVKGIDNLLIRLAHCCNPVPGDPIVGYITRGRGVSIHRADCLNIQPIQRDEPERVVEVAWDKEFQSPFQVKLEITGLDRAGFLNDVLNVLLDLKINASRVNARSRKDQMSTVELALQVRNTEQLEYLMNKMKRVKDTYGVRRVSTG; from the coding sequence ATGTCTTCACTGTTTGAGTTAGAACAAAAGGTATTGCTTTATAATCCTTCGGTGGACATTGCTTTCCTCCGCAAGGCTTATAATTTTGCAGAGAATGCGCACCGGGGGCAGAAGCGAATTTCAGGTGAGGATTACATTGTTCACCCATTGGCCATAGCTATTATCCTGGCCGAACTACAGCTGGATGTTCAAACAGTGGCTGCTGGTCTTCTACATGATGTTGTGGAAGATACAGGTATAACTCTAGAAGACATTGAGAAAAATTTTAGCCTGGAAATTGCAACAATGGTGGATGGGGTCACTAAGCTAGGTAAATTGCAATTTCAAACTAAAGAGGAACGGCAGGCTGAAAATCTGCGTAAGATGTTCCTGGCCATGGCTAAAGATATCCGGGTGATTTTGATTAAGCTGGCAGATCGGCTACATAACCTAAGAACCCTGCAGTTTCAATCCGAGCGCAAGCAAAAGGAAGTGGCGGAGGAAACCCTACACTTTTTTACTCCGATGGCCCATCGTTTGGGTATCTATAAAATTAAATGGGAACTAGAGGACCTTTCCTTCCGGTACCTGGAACCAGAACAATACCAACGTATGAAGGTGCAAATTGCAAAATCCCGAGCCAAACGAGAAGAATACATCCAAGAGGTTATTAAGGAATTGGCTGCCAAACTTTCGGCTGTTAATATCAAATCTGAGATTCAAGGCAGACCAAAAAATCTTTACTCGATCTATCAAAAAATGGTGGAGCAACAAAAGGAATTAAAGGATATCTTCGACGTACAGGCTGTGCGGGTCCTAGTGAACTCTGTTAAAGACTGCTATGGTTCCCTGGGGATTGCCCATACCCTCTGGAAGCCCATACCCGGCCGATTTAAAGATTATATTGCCATGCCTAAATCCAATATGTACCAGTCCTTGCATACCACTGTTATTGGTCCCCATGGTGAACCTGTGGAAATACAAATTCGCACATGGGATATGCATAAGGTGGCAGAGTACGGTATTGCAGCTCACTGGAGATATAAAGAAGGTTCCCAGGAAGAGAAGGATTTTGATAAAAAACTGGCCTGGATACGTCAGATGTTAGATGCCCAGCACGAGGCCAGAGATGCTAAAGAGTTTATGGAAAACTTAAAGGTTGACCTGTTTTCCCAATCTGTTTTTGTTTTTACACCCAAGGGGGATGTCATGGAACTTCCAGCTGGTGCTGTTCCCCTGGATTTTGCATATAGAATTCATACCGATGTAGGGCACCGTACTGTGGGGGCTAAAGTAAATGGTAGAATTGTACCACTGGACCATGTGTTAAAAAACGGAAATATTATTGAAATTATTACATCAAAGGTTAGTAATGGACCCAGTCGAGATTGGCTCAGCATTGTTAAAACCCCCCAAGCCAAAAACCGCATTCGTCAATGGTTTAAGAAGGAAAGACGGGAAGATAATATTAACCGGGGTAGGGATGCCCTGGAGCGTGAGGCCCGTAAGCAGGGTTTAGAATTGGAGCAGGTCCGGGGTGAAAAATTACAAGAATATGCCAGGAAATTAGTTCAGGCTTCTATTGATGATTTATATGCTGCCATCGGCGATGGCCAGATTATCCCCAGTCAAGTTGTGTCAAAGCTCCGGGAAGAATATCGTACAGAAAAAGAAAGACGTCCCCTGGCTGAAGAAATGATGAAGAAGGCGGAAGGCAAAGAATGGGGAAAACCAACCCAGGGTATTCGGGTTAAAGGCATCGATAATTTACTCATTCGCTTAGCACACTGCTGTAATCCGGTGCCCGGTGACCCCATTGTTGGTTATATAACAAGAGGGAGAGGGGTTTCGATACACAGGGCGGATTGCCTTAATATTCAACCCATTCAAAGGGACGAACCCGAACGGGTTGTTGAAGTAGCTTGGGATAAAGAATTCCAATCTCCTTTCCAGGTTAAACTGGAGATTACAGGATTGGACCGGGCAGGTTTCTTAAATGATGTATTGAATGTGTTACTTGATTTGAAGATCAATGCCAGCAGGGTGAACGCTCGCTCAAGAAAGGATCAGATGTCCACCGTGGAATTGGCGCTGCAGGTGCGAAACACTGAACAGTTAGAGTATTTGATGAATAAAATGAAAAGAGTAAAAGATACTTATGGCGTTCGTCGTGTTTCCACGGGGTAG
- the dtd gene encoding D-aminoacyl-tRNA deacylase: MRAVVQRVLKGSVTVNNEVVGKIGQGLVVLLGVGQGDCVDDARYLADKISQLRIFDDEQGKLNLSIQDVKGSILAISQFTLYGDCRKGRRPGYSGAAAPDTARELYESFVQRLVCNGLTTSTGVFQEHMVVEIINDGPVTLLLDSRKGF; encoded by the coding sequence ATGCGTGCAGTGGTTCAAAGGGTTCTGAAGGGTTCTGTGACAGTCAATAATGAGGTGGTTGGCAAAATCGGGCAGGGCTTAGTGGTTCTGTTGGGGGTTGGACAGGGGGATTGTGTTGATGATGCCCGGTACCTGGCAGATAAAATAAGCCAATTAAGAATTTTTGATGATGAGCAAGGAAAATTAAACCTTTCCATTCAGGATGTAAAGGGCAGTATATTGGCCATATCCCAATTTACTCTCTATGGGGATTGTAGAAAGGGTAGAAGACCCGGTTATTCCGGGGCTGCAGCACCAGACACAGCCAGGGAATTATATGAAAGCTTTGTGCAAAGACTTGTTTGTAACGGTCTCACCACTTCTACCGGTGTTTTTCAGGAACATATGGTTGTAGAAATTATTAACGATGGTCCGGTAACGTTGCTATTGGATAGCCGTAAGGGCTTTTAA
- a CDS encoding MBL fold metallo-hydrolase, with translation MYIETLPVGSYEANCYIIGCEETRKAVVVDPGDEAERIQERLKKLNFKVEAIVLTHGHSDHIGAVGDLQRATAAQVLIHKDDAEMLINPAKNLSTWMGEHMVFNPADRLLVDGDTIQIGNITLEVLHTPGHTPGGICLKAGKDLFSGDTLFAQSIGRSDFPGGSHSTLIGSIKSKLLVLSDETKVYPGHGPASTIGQEKRHNPFF, from the coding sequence TTGTATATTGAGACATTGCCAGTGGGAAGTTATGAAGCGAACTGCTATATCATTGGCTGTGAAGAAACCCGTAAGGCTGTAGTGGTGGATCCTGGGGACGAAGCAGAACGCATTCAGGAAAGGCTAAAAAAGCTTAATTTCAAAGTAGAAGCCATTGTACTTACCCATGGACATAGTGATCATATCGGAGCCGTTGGTGACCTTCAAAGGGCCACTGCAGCCCAAGTACTCATTCACAAAGACGATGCAGAGATGCTTATAAATCCGGCTAAAAACCTTTCCACCTGGATGGGTGAACATATGGTCTTTAATCCAGCGGATCGACTATTGGTAGACGGGGATACCATTCAGATTGGCAATATAACCTTGGAGGTACTTCATACTCCCGGACATACCCCAGGTGGCATTTGTCTAAAGGCGGGGAAAGACCTCTTTAGCGGTGATACCCTGTTTGCCCAATCCATTGGTCGCAGTGATTTTCCCGGCGGTAGCCATTCCACACTGATTGGTTCAATAAAAAGTAAATTACTTGTACTGTCTGATGAAACAAAGGTTTATCCGGGACATGGTCCCGCCTCCACCATTGGCCAGGAGAAAAGACATAACCCCTTTTTTTAA
- a CDS encoding NAD-dependent epimerase/dehydratase family protein: MKVLITGGTGFVGSSLVKHLAEHNHQVVVVSRQEYSPQKSIAYSRLPESEQIFPRQLLAQTDAIINLGGHNISQGRWSKTVKNRILESRLQLTEKIVKSIRKNKEEGLVYPKVLVNASAVGYYGIHSHHVFSEESQAGQGFLAEVCRRWEEAAQEAEKLKVRVVILRLGVVLVALLVVVNSGVPGFTGMM; encoded by the coding sequence ATGAAGGTACTTATAACAGGAGGAACAGGTTTCGTAGGTTCTTCCCTGGTAAAGCATCTTGCGGAGCATAATCATCAGGTGGTGGTGGTGTCCCGACAGGAGTATTCCCCCCAAAAAAGTATTGCTTACTCACGTTTACCCGAATCTGAGCAAATATTTCCCCGGCAATTGCTAGCGCAGACCGATGCTATTATAAACCTAGGTGGACATAATATTTCCCAGGGCCGCTGGAGTAAAACTGTCAAAAATCGCATCTTAGAAAGTCGGCTGCAGCTTACTGAAAAGATTGTCAAAAGTATACGTAAAAATAAAGAAGAGGGGCTTGTCTATCCGAAGGTGTTGGTTAATGCCTCTGCGGTAGGCTACTACGGTATTCATTCCCATCATGTCTTTAGCGAAGAAAGTCAGGCCGGTCAAGGCTTTTTGGCAGAGGTATGTAGGCGCTGGGAGGAGGCAGCCCAGGAAGCTGAAAAATTAAAGGTGAGGGTAGTCATTTTGCGCCTAGGGGTGGTATTGGTGGCTTTATTGGTGGTGGTAAACAGTGGTGTTCCTGGATTCACCGGGATGATGTAG
- a CDS encoding DUF1731 domain-containing protein — protein sequence MAKLLLGEMAEELLINGQRVLPGKLLSMNYPFKYPEIDSAIKDALAGLLKGENNKKRQWPLFSISESIKLSDMHKGKLRLRRRLKTWRSQVFLIILQPTP from the coding sequence ATGGCCAAGCTGCTGCTGGGAGAAATGGCGGAGGAGCTTTTGATCAATGGTCAAAGGGTCCTTCCTGGCAAGCTTCTGTCTATGAACTATCCCTTTAAGTATCCAGAAATTGATTCAGCTATTAAGGATGCTTTGGCAGGTCTCCTTAAAGGGGAAAATAATAAAAAGAGGCAGTGGCCTCTTTTTAGCATATCAGAAAGTATAAAACTTTCCGATATGCATAAGGGCAAACTAAGGCTCCGCCGACGTCTAAAGACTTGGCGAAGCCAAGTTTTTCTAATTATTTTACAACCAACTCCTTGA